The genomic interval CCGAGACCCGGCGCCGCGCCGACGCCGTGGAGGCCGGCCGCGCCGCCTGCGAGGAGGCGCGGGACCGCCTCGCGCGCGCCCGGAAGGCGGACCTCGTCGGTCCGGCCCTCGATCTGCGCGAGGCCGCGGAGCGGGCGTACCGGCGGGCGCGCGAGGAGCGGGACCGGGCCCGGTCCCGGCTGCCCGAGACCCTGGCCGACGCGGGCGCCGAGCAGCTGGCGGCCCTGGAGCACCGGCTCCGCGAGGACCTGGGCGGCCTGGAGTCGGCCCGGCGCGCCGAGCAGCGGGCGGCCGAGATCTCCGAGGAGCGCGCCGCCCTGGACCGGCAGGCCAGGGCCGACGAGGAGCTGGTCCGGGACGCGGAGGGCTGGCTCGCCGGCTGGGAGACCACCCGGCAGGACCTCCAGGCCCGCCTGGACGCCGCCCTCGAAGCCGCCACCCGCACCGAACTCCTGGCCCGCCGGCTCGACCCGGCCCGCCGCCGCCTCGACGCGGCGCGCCGCCGCGACGCACTGGCCGCCGAGGCGGCCACGGCCGGGCAGGCGCTGACCGCCGCCCGGGAACACGCCGCCGCCGCCCACGAGTTCTGGCTCGACCTGCGCGAGCGCCGCCTGCGCGACATCGCCGCCGAACTCGCCGCCCAGCTGGCCGACGGCACCGCCTGCGCGGTCTGCGGCGCGACGGACCACCCGGACCCGGCCCGCCCCGGCGACGGGCATGTGGACCGCGCGGCGGAGGAAGCCGCCGAACGCGCCCACCGCGACGCGGAACGGGCCCGCGCCACGGCGGAGCAGTCCCTGGCACTGGTACGCGAACGCCACGCGACGGCCCGCGCGGAGGCGGCGGGGGCCGCCGCTACCGACGCGGAGGCGCGCCCGGACACCGGCGCCCCGACAGATGGCACGGCCGCCTCCGACACCGCCCCCGCATCCGCTCCCGCCGTCGATGTGGCGTCGGGCTCCGGCGGGGGCACAGGCACAGGCGCCCGGCCGGGCGATTCCCGGCCGACCGGGGGCGCGGCCCCCGAGAGCGACCCCACCGTCGCCGCGCTCGCCGACCTCGTGGCCGGCCTCGCCGCCGAGCACGCCGAGGCGTACCGCCTCGCCGCCGGAGCGCACTCCGCCCGGGAAGCGCTCGCCGGCGCCGAGCGGGAGCACCGGCGGCGGTCCGAGGAGCGGCAGCGGGTCGGGCAGCGGGGTGCCGCCCGGACCTCGCGGCGCGAGTCGCTGGACCGGGAGCAGACGGACATCGACGCCGCGCTGGACCGGGCGCGCGGGGGTACCCGAGCGTCGCCGAGCACGCCGCCGTGGTTCAGCGACGGGTCGCCCTGCTCGCCGGGGCGGGCGGGGCGGTGCGCGAGGAGGAGAGCGCGGCGGCACGGCTGAAGGAGGCCGACGACCGGCTCGCGGACGCCGCCTTCCGGGCCGGGTTCGAGACGCCGGAGGCCGCCGCCGCGACCCTGCTGGACGACGCGGCGCAGCGTACGCTCCAGCACCGCGTCGACGCCTGGCAGGCCGAGGCCGCCGCCGTCGCCGACCGGCTCGCCGAGACCGACGCCCGGGACGCCGCGAACCGCCCGCCCGCCGCCCCCGAAGCCGCCCGGGAGCACTTCGACCGGGCCGAGCGCGCGCTCCGCGAAGCCGCCGCCGGCCTGGACGCGGCGCGGGAACGCCGTACCGAACTCGCCAGGCTCTCCCGCCGCGTGGCGGACGAGGTGCGCGCGCTGGGCCCCGTGCGCGAGGAGCACGAACGCGTCGCCCGGCTCGCCGGGCTCACCGCCGGCACCTCGGCGGACAACGCGCGCAAGATGCGCCTGGAGTCCTACGTGCTCGCGGCCCGGCTGGAACAGGTCGCGGCGGCGGCCACCGCCCGGTTGCGGCGGATGTCCTCGGGCCGCTACCAGCTCGTCCACTCCGACGCCCGCACCGGCGGCCGCAGGGCGGGGCTCGGCCTACACGTCATCGACGCCTGGACCGGCCGCGAGCGCGACACCGCCACGCTCTCCGGCGGCGAGACGTTCTTCGCCTCGCTGGCCCTGGCGCTCGGCCTCGCCGACGTCGTGACCGACGAGGCCGGAGGCGTACGCCTGGACACCCTGTTCATCGACGAGGGGTTCGGCAGTCTGGACGACCAGACGCTGGACGAAGTGCTCGACGTGCTCGACTCGCTGCGCGAACGGGACCGCAGCGTCGGCATCGTCAGCCATGTCGCGGACCTGCGCCGCCGCATCCCCGCCCAGCTGGAGGTGGTGAAGGAGCGGCACGGCTCGGCCGTGCGGCTCCGCTCCGGGGCGGACGGGCTCAGCGGCTGATCGGCCGCCCCGGCAGCGGCGAGGAGTAGACGACGCTCGTGGTGACGGAGCCCAGGGCGCCGATCTTCCCGGAGACGGTCTCCAGATGGCTCATCGAGCGGGCCGTCACCTTGAGCACGAAGCAGTCGTCGCCGGTGACGTGATGGGCCTCCACGATCTCCGGCGTGGTGTCGAGGAGGTCGTGGAACGGCTTGTAGTTGCCGTTCGGATACCGCAGCCGTACGAAGGCGAGGATCGGCAGCCCGAGCCGTTCCGGATCGACCACGGCCGCGTAACCGCTGATGACCCCGGTCTCCTCGAGCCGGCGGACCCGCTCCGTCACGGCGCTCGGCGACATGGCCACCGCCCGCGCCAGCTCCGCGAACGAGGCGCGGCCCTCGCGTTGCAGCACGTCGAGAATGCGCCAGTCGGTGGCGTCCGGGGAATAGTCGCTCATTCGGGCAGAGAACCGTGGAATCCCCGGCAGGTCAAGGCCGCTGCCGGGGATCTCGCCTTCCGGACCTGGCGCGCCGATCATAGATTTTCAGGCATGACTCCCCAGCCCGGCGCCCTCGCCGCCCACCCGGTCCTGAGCGTGCCGCCCGCCGAACCCGCCGACGCCGTCGCCTACTTCGGAGCCTCGCTCGCCTTCCACGCCGATGTCTCGGACGTCGCGGCGGCCCTGGCCGCCGGGGGAGACCCCGGCTTCGTCCTGCTCGATTCCCGGTCCACCGAGTCCTGGGACCAGGGGCACATCCCGGGCGCCCTGCACCTGCCGACCGCGCTCGTCGCCGAGCAGGCACCCCGGCTCCTCGACCCGGCCGTGCCGGTGGTCACGTACTGCTGGGGACCCGGCTGCAACGGCGCCACCCGCGCCGCCCTCGCCCTGGCCAGGCTCGGTTACCGGGTCAAGGAGATGCTCGGCGGCTTCGAGTACTGGGCGCGCGAGGGATTCCCGTACGAGACCTGGGAGGGGGAAGGGAGGCGCGCCGCCGACCCGCTGACCGCGCCGGCCGGCACGGACGACTGCGGCTGCTGACGGCGGCCGGGCCCGGGGACGGCACCCCGGGCCCGGCCGCACCCGGTCAGAGCTTCGACAGCTCGTCCACCAGGTCGTCCAGACCCAGCGGGCCCTGGGACAGGGCCGCCATGTGCCACGCCTTGAGGTCGAAGGCGTCACCGTGCGCCTTCCGGGCGTTCTCCCGGCCCAACAGCCAGGCGCGCTCGCCCAGCTTGTAGCCGATGGCCTGGCCCGGCATCGAGAGGTAGCGGGTCAGCTCGCTCTCCACGAAGTCGGCGGGCCGGCCGCTGTGGTTGCCGAAGAACTCCTGCGCCAGCTCCGGCGTCCACCGCTCACCCGGGTGGAACGGCGAGTCGGCCGGGATCTCCAGGCCCACATGCATGCCGATGTCCACGATCACCCGGCAGGCGCGCATCATCTGCGCGTCCAGATAGCCGAGCCGGCGCTCCGCGTCGGGCAGGAAGCCCAGCTCGTCCATCAGCCGCTCCGCGTACAGCGCCCAGCCCTCGGCGTTGGCGCTGACGATGCCGATCGACGCCTGGTAGCGCGACAGGCTCTCCGCCACGTGCGCCCACTGGGCGAGCTGGAGGTGGTGACCGGGCACGCCCTCGTGGTACCAGGTGGACACCAGGTCGTACACCGGGAAGCGGGTCTCGCCCATGGTCGGCAGCCAGGTGCGGCCGGGCCGCGAGAAGTCCTCGGAGGGGCCCGTGTAGTACGGGGCGGCGGCGCCGCCGGGCGGCGCGATCCGCGACTCCACCCGGCGCACCCGCTCGGCCAGTTCGAAGTGCGTCCCGTCCAGCGCGTCGATCGCCTCGTCCATCAGGCCCTGGAGCCACGCCTGGACCTCGTCCACGCCCTCGATGTGCTTGCCGTGCACATCGAGATGGGCCAGCGCCTCCCAGGGGCCCGCGCCCGGCAGCACCTTCTCGGCCTCGGTCTTCATCTCGGCGAGCAGCCGGTGGTATTCGGACCAGCCGTACGCGTACGCCTCGTCCAGATCCAGGTCCGTGCCGTTGAAGTAGCGCGACCAGCGGGCGTACCGCTCACGGCCCACCGTGTCGGGCTCGCCCTCGATCCCGGGGGCGTACACCTCGCGCATCCAGTGGCGCAGCTCGTCCAGCGCGCCGGTGGCCTGCGCGGCGGCCTCGTCCAGCTCCGCGCGCAGGCTGTCCGGGCCGCCGGCCGCGAAGTCCCGGAAGAAGCCGTTCGTGCCGTCGCCGACCCACTCGTCCAGCTGCCCGAGGAACGTGGCGGTGGCACGCGGACCGCCGTGCAGCTTGCGTTCCAGACCGAGCGCCAGGGACTCCTGGTAGCCGGCGAGCGCCGCCGGAACGGCCCGCAGCCGCTCCACGACGGCCGCCCAGTCCTCGTCCGTCTCGGTCGGCGTCACCGTGAACACCTCACGGATCGAGTGCGCGGGGGAGTGCAGGTTGGAGACGGCCCGCAGCGCCTCGTCCGCCTCGTGCACGGCGAGTTCGGCCGTCAGCCGCTCCCGCAGCAGCCGGCCGCAGCGGCGCTCGGCGTCCTCGGCGGCCCCGGGCAGCTGCTCCGCGCGGTCGAGCCGGGCGAGCGTGTCCCGGGCCAGCGCGGCCAGTTGTTCCTGGCCGGCGGGGGAGAAGTCGGGAAGGCGGCGCGAACTTGCCGCGACACCGAGGTAGGTGCCGGAGATCGGGTCGAGTTCGATGAAGGCGTCGACGTAGGCGTCGGCGATCTGGCGCGGCAGTGCGCTGCTGGAAGAGTCAGACATGCGTACATCCTCGTACGGGGAGGGCCCTCGCGTCACTATCAATCGGCGGGACGGACCTGACCGGGGGCCGGAACCGTCACCCCCGGCACCGGTGGGAGCAGCGGTCCGCACTCCCACTGCTGGAAGATCAACCGCGTCTCCACCCGGGCCACTTCGCGCCGCGAGGTGAACTCGTCCAGCACGAGCCGTTGCAGATCGGCCGTGTCCGCCACGGCCACATGCACCAGATAGTCGTCGGGGCCGGTCAGATGGAACAGGGCCCGGGACTCCGGCAGCGACCTGATCCGCTCCACGAACGGCCCGATCAGCTCCCGTCGGTGCGGCCGTACCTGTACGGACAGCAGCGCCTCCAGACCCCGGCCGAGTCTGGCCGGATCCAGCCGCAGCTGGTGACCGAGGATGACACCGGTGCGGCGCAGGCGGGCCACCCGGTCCAGACACGTCGAGGGCGCCACGCCGACCTCGGCCGCCAGCTCCCGGTACGTGGTCCGGGCGTCGTTCTGCAACAGCCGCAGAATGTGCAGATCGACCGTGTCGAGAGCGACGGATTCAGTCATTCGGCGAACGTAGCACGGCCTTTGGGCCGCACCTTCCGGTGAGCGTTCAGAGTGCGCGCATGGACAACGAATCCGTGCTGCCGCCCTCGACCACCCCGTCCCGGGCGCTCGCCACCGAAGCCGTGCACGCCGGACGCGACGACCTCGCGGCCCTCGGCCTGCACGCCGCACCGATCGACCTGTCGACCACCTACCCCTCGTACGACTCCCGCGCCGAGGCCGAGCGGATCGACGCCTTCGCCACCACCGGGGCCCGCCCGGACGGCCCGCCGGTCTACGCACGGCTCGACAACCCCACCACCGGCCGCTTCGAAACGGCACTCGCCCGGCTCGAATCCACCGCGAGCGCGGTGGCGTTCGCCAGCGGCATGGCCGCGCTGACCGCCGTCCTGCTGGCCCGCGCGAGCGTGGGACTGCGCCATGTGGTGGCCGTGCGGCCGCTGTACGGGTGCAGCGACCACCTGCTGGGCGCCGGGCTGCTGGGCACCGAGGTGACCTGGACGGACCCGGCGGGCATCGCGGAGGCGATCCGGCCCGACACGGGTCTGGTGATCGTGGAGACCCCGGCCAACCCGACCCTGGCCGAGGTGGACATCCGGGCCGTCGCCCACTCCTGCGGTTCGGTTCCGCTGCTGGTCGACAACACCTTCGCGACGCCCGTCCTCCAGCGTCCCGTCGAGCACGGGGCGCGGATCGTGCTGCACAGCGCGACGAAGTACCTGGGCGGGCACGGTGACGTGATGGGCGGAGTCGTCGCGTGCGACGAGGAGTTCGCCGCCGTGCTGCGCCGGATCCGCTTCGCCACCGGCGGGGTCCTGCACCCGATGGCCGGCTATCTGCTGCTGCGGGGCCTGTCCACCCTGCCGGTGCGGGTCCGGGCCGCCTCCACGAGCGCCGCCGAACTCGCCCGCCGGCTCTCCGCCGACCCCCGGGTGGCGCGGGTGCACTACCCGGAGATCGGCGGCGCCATGGTCGCGTTCGAGGTGTACGGAGACCCGCACCAGGTGATCGCGGGGGTGCGGCTGATCACCCCGGCCGTCAGCCTCGGCAGCGTGGACACCCTCATCCAGCACCCGGCCTCCATCAGCCACCGCATCGTGGACGAGGGAGACCGGCACGCCTCCGGCGTCGGAGACCGGCTGCTGCGGATGTCGGTGGGCCTGGAGGACGTCGAGGACCTGTGGGCCGACCTGTGCCAGGCGCTGGGCGGCGGCGATTCCGTACGCGGTGGGGTCAGTGCTCGGCCTGTTCGTACGGCGGCAGCTGCGGCAGGGGGCGCGCCGGGGTCGCCGCGAGGCGTGCGGTGATCACGAGCGTGCCCTCCTCGATCTGGTAGTCGAGCGGCAGCGAGAGCGCGCGCATGGCGGCCACCATCCCGGTGTTGGACGCCTGGGTGACGGCGTAGACGTTCTCGCAGCCGGCCTCGACGGCCAGCGCCACCAGGCGGGCCAGCAGCTCGGAGCCGATGCCGCGCCGCTGCCACTCGTCCTCGACCAGGAGCGCCACCTCGGTCTCGTCGCCGTCCCAGAGCAGGTGGCCGAGGGCGACCATCCGCCCGGACGCCGTCTGCACGGCGAGGGTACGGCCGAAGCGCGGGCTCAGCAGGTGGTCCAGATAGCGGTCGGCGTCCCGGACCGGGCCGTGGTAGCGCAGCCGCAGGGTCTGCTCGGAGCACCGCCCGTGCATCTCCACGGCCGCGTCGAGGTCGGCCCGGTCCGCCCGGCGCACGGTGATCTCGTCGCCCTCGGGCAGCCTGAGCACCTGCTCGCCGCGCGGGACCCGGGGGCCGAGCCGGGCGTCGAGCTCCACCAGCGCACGGGCCCGCGCGAACTCCGTGGGCGTGAACGGCAGATAGGGCCGCTCCACGGTGATGACGCCGCCCGACGGGTCGCGCAGCCGCATCACGGTCTCCTCCAGCACCCCTTCGACCGGGGCGGTCTCACCGGTGGCACGCCCGGTCACGGAGACGGCGGGCAGCGAGTGGATCGTGCACCGCCCGAGCAACTGACGCAGAGCCAGCGGAAGTTCGGCGGCGTCCAGGGCGGTACGGGTGGCGAGGCCGAGCAGCCGGGTCGGGGCGTCCACCAGGTCGTGGGCGTCGGCCCGCTCCGTCCAGGTGGAGCTGCCCCCGGCGGCGGCGACCGCGCGCGACAGCTCCCGGGCCGGCAGCGACGCGGGCACCCTCAGCAGGAACTCGTCCACGGTGCCCCGCGCCAGCGGGTGCGTCTGGAGCGTGAGGATGTCGATGCCGTGCCGGGCCAGCACCGTGCACAGCGCGGCCAGGCTCCCGGGGACGTCCCGCACGGTGGTCCGCATCCGCCACAGCACGGTCTCGCCGGGGGCGGCGGAGGTGTCGTGGGCATCGGATGCGGCGGTGGTATCGGTGGCCGGTGCGGGAGGCGGCGCGTGGCTGTGGCGCCGTGCCCACCAGGTGTGGAACGCGGCCGTCGCGGTCAGGGCCACGGCCGAGGCGATGAGCAGGTAGGGGCCGTCCGGCTGGTGCCCGATCAGGTTGGCGATCGCGTCGGCGACCGCCACCGCCGTGAACAGCGCGGCGAGTTCGATCACGTCCCGCCGCCAGTGGTGGGGGCGGCGGGCACTCTTCGCGGATGTCACATCAGTCATGAATCCACTGTGACCGTACGGTGTTGCCTGATCACGAACGCTTTGTGACCGATGGGTTAAAGGGCGATCCGGCTTCCCGTCGTCGGTTTCGAAGGCGTTGGAGGGGCGTTTCGCGGGGCGCCCCGGGGAGCGGCGCCCCGCACGGGTCTCACCCGGTCCCCGCCCGGCAGGCCGTCTCCAGGCGTATCGCCTGCCGCACCAGCTGGGTCGTCCCGCCGCGCGCGGCCGTCTCCGCGAGCCCCGGGACCGGCCCGGTCTTCGGAGGGCCGCAGCGCTCCGCGCACTCCGCCGCCACGGCGAGCAGATCGCTCAGCCCCCGGGGCGCCCGCTCCCGCGCCAGCAGCGCGGGCAGCACCGGCACCAGGAAGGACAGGACCGTCCGGTACGCCCCGGTCCCCGCAGCCGTCCGTGCCGCGTCCGCCAGCCGCCCCGGCTTGACCGAGTCCCGCTGGATCAGCCGCGCCAGCTCGCCGCCGAGCAGCTCCGCGTCCAGCCGGCCCCGGGCCGCCAGCACCAGCAGGGCGTCCACCGCCGAGAGCCGGTCCTCCGCGTCCCGGGCGCCGAGCCCGTACGCCAGGGCCAGATGCACCGCCCCGGCGGCGGGTCCGCCGGTCTCGGCGAGCGCGGGCAGCAGCCAGGTGGTGCCCCGCTGCTCGTCCACGCACGACGCGACGGTGGGCAGCAGCCACGCCGCCAGGGTCTCGCCGTCCTCGGGAGGACGGCGGTCCAGTGCGGCGACTCCACGAACCAGTGGTAGCAGCGGTGGTTGAGCGGGGCGTGCGGGCTGCCGAGCCAGTGGAAGGTCCGGGGAAGCCGCTGCTGGACGAGGCGGTTCCCGTCGGTGGACAGCAGCACCCGGCGCACCGTGGTCACCGTCTGCCGCAGCCAGTCCCGGGCTACGGGCACATCCGTCTCCACATGCTGGGGCAGCACGGTCGCCACCGGCTGGTCCGCCCGGAGCCATTCCGCCAGCCGGTCGCCCTCCGCCGTGCCCAGCGCGGCGGCCCGCTCCGCGGCCTTTTCCTCGCCGGTGCGCCGCACCCGCAGCAGGGCCTGCGCGAAGTCCACCGGCCCCGCCTTGACGCCCAGCTCCCCGTATCCGCGCAGCCGCTCCACCAGCTCCGGGGCGTCGATGGCCCCCGTGTGCCAGGTGGGCGTGGCCAGCAGATACGGCAGCGTGCCCGCCCCTACCACGGCGGCGGCCTCCCACAGGCGGGCGTACACGATCGCGTCGAGAGCCGCGTGGCAGCAGGTGCCCTTCGCCTCCCCGCGGGTCTGTCCGTCGTGGACGGCGCGCCGCGAGATCCGCCCGAGCAGCGAGGCCGCGACGAGGTGCAGGCCGTCGCCGCCGCGCAGCATCCGCCGGTCGACGTCGTCCCGGGGGGCCTTGGCCCACCACTGTCCGGCGAGTGCGGACTCCAGGGCGGTGATCAGCTCCTCCCGGCCGCTGTGGGCCTGCCGGACCAGCCCGTCCAGCGCCCGTTCGAACGCGCTGACGTCCTCCTGGTCCGACCGGAGCAGGACCGCCGTCACCTCCTCGGTGAGCTCGGCCACGGACGCCGCCGGCGGGCCGAGCGGGCGCGGGGCCGGGGGCGGCGGCAGGATCTCCTCGTAGGCGGCGGTCCCCGGCGCGTCCTCCAGCAGCTCCCCGAAGACCGCGCGCGCCGTCTCCCGGTGCACCGGCGCCAGCAGCGAGGCCATCCCGGCCGCCTCCGCGCGGACCTCCGGAGAGGCGGCGGGCAGGGCGCGGGCGGCCAGCTTGAGCGCCCGCTCCTGCGCGTCGGTGTCCGGATGCCCGAAGGCGTCCGCGATCACCGGCACCAGCTCGTCCGCCGCCGAAGGCTCCCGGCGCAGCACCTTGCCCAGGTGGATCAACTGGGCGCGCACCAGCTTCTTCTCCGTACGGAAGAGCACCCCACCGGAGACCTCCGCCAGCTGCCGGACCGACAGCGCCCCCCGCGCGTCGAGCCGGGCCAGCACCTCTTGGGCGTGTCCGGCCACCGGGGAGGGCCCGTCGGCCGCCATCGCCATCCAGTCGGCGACCCGCGCCGCCTCCTCCTCGGCGGTCGGAGCGAGCCCCCGCACGACCAGCAGGCAGAAGCGGAGATCGGTGGGCTTCCCGCCCCGCAGCAGCCGCGCGGTGCAGCCGTCGAGCAGGGCCGCCCGGTCGAGCCGCCCCTCCGCCACCAGCGCGGTCAGCGCGGCCGGCCAGTACTCGTCGGGGGAGCCGCTGTCGACCCAGGCCACCACCGAGGGCAGCTCCGGCATGGTCAGGAGATGCGGCACGAGGACGTCGAGACGGGCGTCCGCCCGCAACACATCGAGCAGGGGCTTACCGGAGCCGCCGTGCCATCGCGCGCTGTTGACCCGCTCCGCCCACGCCCGGACCATGCCGTCCGAGACGGGCAGCGGACAGCCCGCCCGGCGGGCCAGCTCCTCGACCAGCCGGTACTCCGCCTCGGACTCCACGGCGCGCGCGGCCAGCCGGCGGGCGAGATCGGCGAGCCAGTCCGGCTCGCGGTCGCCCAGCACCTCCAGGACCCACGGGTACGGCGAGTGCACCCAGTCCCGCATGTCCCTGGCGCCGAGCCAGGTCGCGCAGCCCGCCGCCCCGGTGTGGCAGCCCGCACCGGCCACCAGGATCGCCTTGCGGACCCGGGTGCGCTCGCCCCAGCGCCAGCCACGGGCCTCCTTGCGCAGCGCCTTCAACTCCTCCAGGGCCGCCTTGCGTCCGCCCCGGTCGAGCCGGGCCAGCAGGGGCCGGATGTCGTCCGTGCGGCCCTCGCGGACCGCGTCCAGCAGGGTGGTCATCGCGCACCCCCGGCGACCGCCGCGCCACGGCGGACCATCCGGACCGCGAGGGCGTGCTTGCACGGGCCCCGGCGGCCCCGGTAGTCCGCCCACCACTGGCAGGTGCAGCTCAGCGCCCCCGACCGCTCACGGACCTGGTAGCGCCGGTCGCCCGAACGCACCGCCGCCAGCTCGCCGTCCAGGACCACCGCCCCCTCCCGGGCCAGCCGCCGCGCCGCGACCAGCCGGGGATTGTGCCGCTCGGCCCGGTCCGCGTCGTACGGCAGCTCGCGGTGGAAGTACGCGGCGTCCGCGAGGTCGTAGCCCACCCGGCCGGCCGTGCCCAGCCGGACCAGGGCGGCCCGGACCCGCTCCACCGGAAGGCCCGCCTGCTCCGCCAGCCGGTCCGGCTCGATCCGGGGCTCCCACGCCAGCAGCACCGACACCAGCTCCGCGTCGGCCGCCGCTTCGTCCGTGGCCAGCGCCTCCAGGACGCCGCCCTCGCCGGAGAAGCCGCGCGAGGCGTCGGGCGACAGCGTCAGCGTGAGCCGCATTCCGGGCAGCACGACCTCCCAGGCGCTCGCGGCGGCCGCGCCGTCGGCCGGCGGCCCGTACACGCGGAGCGCCGACGCGTACCGCAGGACCCGTTGCAGGGCGGTCAGCCGCTGCGGTCCGGGAAGGCAGACGGCACCGGGCACCGGCCTGGTCGTGGGCCGGAGCGTCCGCCCGGCGGGGACCACCCACCGGGCGCCGCGCGCGGCCGCCCCCGAGGACGTGGGCAGCGACCTCAGGAACCGTACGGCCTCCGCCGCCGGGAGCTCCGCCCGCAGGTCGAAGGCGGCGGACGCCACCTGCGCCTCCGCGAACCCCCGCAGCCAGCGGTCCGGCAACGGCACCTTCTTCTCCACGACGGCACCGCCCGTCGTGGTCACCGCCATCTCGTCCGGGCCCACCCGCAGATGCAGCGGCTCGTCGCCGCCCATCCGGGACAGCGCCTCCCGCAGCGGATGGTTCACGTCCACATTGGTGGTGCCGTGGCCCGTCTTCACGCCCTCCAGACCCTCGCCGAGCACGTCGAGCCGCGCGTACACCCCGCAGCAGCCGGAGAACGACTCGAAGCGCAGCCGGTCCCCGTTGCCCGTCACCACCGGGTCCAGCGAGGCCGCCAGGGTCCGCTGGTAGTAGCGCGCGGCGGCGACGTCCGCGACCGCGAGCAGCCCCCGCGCCGCTATCTGCGGCGAGGCCAGGAACCCGGAGAAGAACCGGGGATGCGCCTCGGCGCCCTGCGGTGTGGAGCCGCCGGCCGTCTCCAGGCCGAGCGATCGCCCGGCCCCCGAGGAGGCCAGGACGGAAGGACGTGAGTAGGCCAGGGCCTGCACGGTTCGGGTCATGGAAAAACCGTAGAACCCACCACTGACAATCGGTCATCACCCCAGGTCAGCAGCGCTATTGGGCAAGGTCGGCCAGCGCCCGCACCCCGCGCGCGATGTCGGCCGGCGCCAGATGGGCGTAACCGAGGACGAGGCGTACGCAGCCGTCCGCCGGCCGCTCCGTCCCGTACTCGCGCAGCAGCCGCACCGCGACCCCGGCACCCGCCGCGCGCTCGGCGAACTGCTCGTCCGGGCCCCAGCGTCCGGGGAGCCGCGCGATGGCGTGCAGCCCCGCCGCGACCCCGCTCACCTCCGTGCCCGGGATGTGCTCGGACAGGGCCCGCGTGAGTACGTCCCGGCGCTCCCGGTAGGCGCGCTGACAGCGCCTCAGCTGACGGTCGTAGCCGCCGCCCTCCACGAAGTCGGCGAGCACCGCCTGTTCGAGGGACGGGTTGCCGAGGTCCATCATCCGCTTCCGCT from Streptomyces drozdowiczii carries:
- a CDS encoding rhodanese-like domain-containing protein, with amino-acid sequence MTPQPGALAAHPVLSVPPAEPADAVAYFGASLAFHADVSDVAAALAAGGDPGFVLLDSRSTESWDQGHIPGALHLPTALVAEQAPRLLDPAVPVVTYCWGPGCNGATRAALALARLGYRVKEMLGGFEYWAREGFPYETWEGEGRRAADPLTAPAGTDDCGC
- a CDS encoding DUF6493 family protein, producing the protein MTTLLDAVREGRTDDIRPLLARLDRGGRKAALEELKALRKEARGWRWGERTRVRKAILVAGAGCHTGAAGCATWLGARDMRDWVHSPYPWVLEVLGDREPDWLADLARRLAARAVESEAEYRLVEELARRAGCPLPVSDGMVRAWAERVNSARWHGGSGKPLLDVLRADARLDVLVPHLLTMPELPSVVAWVDSGSPDEYWPAALTALVAEGRLDRAALLDGCTARLLRGGKPTDLRFCLLVVRGLAPTAEEEAARVADWMAMAADGPSPVAGHAQEVLARLDARGALSVRQLAEVSGGVLFRTEKKLVRAQLIHLGKVLRREPSAADELVPVIADAFGHPDTDAQERALKLAARALPAASPEVRAEAAGMASLLAPVHRETARAVFGELLEDAPGTAAYEEILPPPPAPRPLGPPAASVAELTEEVTAVLLRSDQEDVSAFERALDGLVRQAHSGREELITALESALAGQWWAKAPRDDVDRRMLRGGDGLHLVAASLLGRISRRAVHDGQTRGEAKGTCCHAALDAIVYARLWEAAAVVGAGTLPYLLATPTWHTGAIDAPELVERLRGYGELGVKAGPVDFAQALLRVRRTGEEKAAERAAALGTAEGDRLAEWLRADQPVATVLPQHVETDVPVARDWLRQTVTTVRRVLLSTDGNRLVQQRLPRTFHWLGSPHAPLNHRCYHWFVESPHWTAVLPRTARPWRRGCCPPSRRAWTSSGAPPGCCPRSPRPADPPPGRCIWPWRTGSAPGTRRTGSRRWTPCWCWRPGAGWTRSCSAASWRG
- a CDS encoding Lrp/AsnC family transcriptional regulator, translating into MSDYSPDATDWRILDVLQREGRASFAELARAVAMSPSAVTERVRRLEETGVISGYAAVVDPERLGLPILAFVRLRYPNGNYKPFHDLLDTTPEIVEAHHVTGDDCFVLKVTARSMSHLETVSGKIGALGSVTTSVVYSSPLPGRPISR
- a CDS encoding trans-sulfuration enzyme family protein; translated protein: MDNESVLPPSTTPSRALATEAVHAGRDDLAALGLHAAPIDLSTTYPSYDSRAEAERIDAFATTGARPDGPPVYARLDNPTTGRFETALARLESTASAVAFASGMAALTAVLLARASVGLRHVVAVRPLYGCSDHLLGAGLLGTEVTWTDPAGIAEAIRPDTGLVIVETPANPTLAEVDIRAVAHSCGSVPLLVDNTFATPVLQRPVEHGARIVLHSATKYLGGHGDVMGGVVACDEEFAAVLRRIRFATGGVLHPMAGYLLLRGLSTLPVRVRAASTSAAELARRLSADPRVARVHYPEIGGAMVAFEVYGDPHQVIAGVRLITPAVSLGSVDTLIQHPASISHRIVDEGDRHASGVGDRLLRMSVGLEDVEDLWADLCQALGGGDSVRGGVSARPVRTAAAAAGGAPGSPRGVR
- a CDS encoding Lrp/AsnC family transcriptional regulator, whose translation is MTESVALDTVDLHILRLLQNDARTTYRELAAEVGVAPSTCLDRVARLRRTGVILGHQLRLDPARLGRGLEALLSVQVRPHRRELIGPFVERIRSLPESRALFHLTGPDDYLVHVAVADTADLQRLVLDEFTSRREVARVETRLIFQQWECGPLLPPVPGVTVPAPGQVRPAD
- a CDS encoding GNAT family N-acetyltransferase gives rise to the protein MTSAKSARRPHHWRRDVIELAALFTAVAVADAIANLIGHQPDGPYLLIASAVALTATAAFHTWWARRHSHAPPPAPATDTTAASDAHDTSAAPGETVLWRMRTTVRDVPGSLAALCTVLARHGIDILTLQTHPLARGTVDEFLLRVPASLPARELSRAVAAAGGSSTWTERADAHDLVDAPTRLLGLATRTALDAAELPLALRQLLGRCTIHSLPAVSVTGRATGETAPVEGVLEETVMRLRDPSGGVITVERPYLPFTPTEFARARALVELDARLGPRVPRGEQVLRLPEGDEITVRRADRADLDAAVEMHGRCSEQTLRLRYHGPVRDADRYLDHLLSPRFGRTLAVQTASGRMVALGHLLWDGDETEVALLVEDEWQRRGIGSELLARLVALAVEAGCENVYAVTQASNTGMVAAMRALSLPLDYQIEEGTLVITARLAATPARPLPQLPPYEQAEH
- a CDS encoding DUF885 domain-containing protein, whose protein sequence is MSDSSSSALPRQIADAYVDAFIELDPISGTYLGVAASSRRLPDFSPAGQEQLAALARDTLARLDRAEQLPGAAEDAERRCGRLLRERLTAELAVHEADEALRAVSNLHSPAHSIREVFTVTPTETDEDWAAVVERLRAVPAALAGYQESLALGLERKLHGGPRATATFLGQLDEWVGDGTNGFFRDFAAGGPDSLRAELDEAAAQATGALDELRHWMREVYAPGIEGEPDTVGRERYARWSRYFNGTDLDLDEAYAYGWSEYHRLLAEMKTEAEKVLPGAGPWEALAHLDVHGKHIEGVDEVQAWLQGLMDEAIDALDGTHFELAERVRRVESRIAPPGGAAAPYYTGPSEDFSRPGRTWLPTMGETRFPVYDLVSTWYHEGVPGHHLQLAQWAHVAESLSRYQASIGIVSANAEGWALYAERLMDELGFLPDAERRLGYLDAQMMRACRVIVDIGMHVGLEIPADSPFHPGERWTPELAQEFFGNHSGRPADFVESELTRYLSMPGQAIGYKLGERAWLLGRENARKAHGDAFDLKAWHMAALSQGPLGLDDLVDELSKL